The region GCTTGCCCAGCCAGGCCAGCAGCCACCAGGCGCGGGCGGCATAGGCGCCGGGGCCGTCGTCATACAGCACGATGTCGGTGTCGGCGTTGATGCCCCAGGCTCGCAGTTGCACAACCAACGTATCTGCAGCCGGTAACGGATGACGACCGGTCACGCCTTTGGTCACCGGCCCGCTGAGATGGCGTTCGAGATCGGCATATTGCGCGCCTTCGATATGCCCTTCGGCGTAGCTGCAAAGCCCGTAGTCCGGGTCTTCCAGGGCAAAGCGGCAATCCAGTATCACCAGCCCGCCGCGCTGTTGGCGCTCGGCCAATTGCTGGGGGCTGATCAGTTGGGCAAGCGGCATGACGGACTCCTGTGAATAGATTGGGGAAAGGCCCTACTTCACTTCTTCCAGTGCCTGATTCAACGGCACGTAAAACTCTTTGAACAAGGCATCCACTGCTTCTTTCGCCTCGGCGGTGACAAACCCCGCCTCCAGCACCAGCACCTGGTACACACCGCGCTTGATCGCTTCGGCGCTCAAGTGAGCGGAGTTTTCATTGGTGGTGCACAGAAAGCGCACCCAGGAGGTGAGGATGATCCAGGCATTAAGGGTCAGCGCTTCGGTTTGCACGGGGTCCATATTGAGGATGCCAGCATCGACAAACCCCTGATAGATGGCGTTGCCCTGGATCAGGCAGCGCTGGGAAAACCGCCGGTAGCCGGTGGCAAGTTCCGGGTCGCTTTCCAGCAGGTGTTCAAGGTCACGGTGCAGGAAACGGTAGCGCCACATGCCGGCCAGCACGGCCTGCAGGTAGAAGCGTTTGTCTTCGACGGTAACGGCGCGGCCTTGGGGCGGGCGCAGAAAACTGTCTACCAGGGCTTCGTATTCACGAAACAGCACGGCGATGATCGCCTGCTTATTGGGGAAGTGGTAGTACAGGTTGCCCGGGGAAATTTCCATGTGAGCGGCGATATGGTTGGTGCTGACACTGCGTTCACCCTGCTGGTTAAAAAGCTCCAGGCTGGTTTGCACAATGCGCTCGCTGGTCTTTACTCGTGGTGCCATAGGGGATCAGCTTCTGAACACGTGATGAAGCATCTTACGGCCTATCCTGCTCGGGATAAATCCGCATGTTGCTGCAATGTTATTTGACATTTTAGAGTAATGACTCTAATAAATGATGCATTCCAATGACAATCGGAAACTGCGCCATGTCTGCCAACGTTGCCTACCTGCAAGACGCCCAGGCGCTGGATCAACTCCAGGGCTTGTTCGACGCCCAACGTCTCGCCTATGCGGCCAACCCGATGCCGCCCGCCGAGCAACGCCAGCAATGGCTCAAGGCATTGCGCGACTTGCTCAGCGACGAACGCCAGGCGCTGATCGACGCGATCAGCCAGGACTTCAGCCACCGTAGCGCCGACGAAACCCTGTTCGCCGAACTGATGCCGAGCCTGCATGGCATTCACTACGCCAGCCAACACCTCAAAGGCTGGATGAAACCTTCCCGTCGCGCTGTGGGCATTGCCTTCCAACCCGCGTCAGCCAAAGTCATCTACCAGCCGCTCGGTGTGGTCGGGGTAATCGTGCCCTGGAACTACCCACTGTATTTGGCCATTGGCCCGCTGGTCGGCGCTTTGTCGGCAGGTAACCGGGTGATGCTCAAACTCAGCGAGTCCACACCCACCACGGGCGCGCTGCTCAAGACACTGTTGGCGAAAATATTCCCCGAGGACCTGGTGTGCGTGGTGCTGGGCGAGGCCGAAGTGGGTATGGCGTTTTCCAAACTGCGCTTCGATCACTTGTTATTCACCGGCGCCACCAGCATCGGCAAGCACGTAATGCGCGCGGCGGCCGAGCACCTCACGCCGGTCACGCTGGAGCTGGGCGGCAAGTCGCCCGCCATTGTCTCCGCCGACGTGCCACTCAAGGACGCCGCCGAGCGCATCGCCTTCGGCAAATGCCTGAACGCCGGGCAAACCTGTGTGGCGCCGGACTATGTGCTGGTGCCGGAAGACCGAGTGGAGGGCTTTGTCGAGGCTTACTCCAAGGCAGTCCGTGGGTTTTATCCAACCCTGGCCGACAACCCGGACTACACCGCCATCATTAACGAGCGGCAACAGGCCCGGCTCAATGCCTACATCAAAGACGCCACCGACAAAGGCGCCACCCTGATTCCACTTTACGAGCAAGGCCAGGCTCGGCGCATGGCCCATAGCCTGTTGCTGAATGTCAGCGATGACATGACCGTGATGCAGGACGAAATCTTCGGTCCGGTGCTGCCGATCGTGCCTTATCGCGGCATCGACCAGGCGTTTGCCTACATCAACCAGCGCCCTCGCCCGTTGGCCCTGTATTACTTCGGCTACAACAAGGGCGAGCAGAACCGCGTGCTCCACGAGACCCACTCCGGCGGCGTGTGCCTGAATGACACCCTGCTGCACGTGGCTCAGGACGACATGCCTTTTGGCGGCATCGGCCCGTCGGGTATGGGCCACTACCACGGTCATGAAGGGTTCCTCACGTTCAGCAAGGCCAAGGGTGTGCTGGTCAAGCAGCGCCTGAACGCGGCGAAGTTGATCTACCCGCCCTACGGCAAGTCGATCCAGAAATTGATTCAGAAGCTGTTTATCCGTTGATAACACACCCTCGGGATAACAATAACAATGAACCCTAGCCTGACTGATTCACCCGCGCTGTCGCGGCGCGGCGTCTTGAAAATCGGCCTGTGCGCCAGCGCGTTCCTGGCCACCGCCGGGCTCGGCGCCAGCCTCAGTGGCTGCTCCAGCAGCACCCC is a window of Pseudomonas antarctica DNA encoding:
- a CDS encoding TetR/AcrR family transcriptional regulator, with product MAPRVKTSERIVQTSLELFNQQGERSVSTNHIAAHMEISPGNLYYHFPNKQAIIAVLFREYEALVDSFLRPPQGRAVTVEDKRFYLQAVLAGMWRYRFLHRDLEHLLESDPELATGYRRFSQRCLIQGNAIYQGFVDAGILNMDPVQTEALTLNAWIILTSWVRFLCTTNENSAHLSAEAIKRGVYQVLVLEAGFVTAEAKEAVDALFKEFYVPLNQALEEVK
- a CDS encoding coniferyl aldehyde dehydrogenase; this encodes MSANVAYLQDAQALDQLQGLFDAQRLAYAANPMPPAEQRQQWLKALRDLLSDERQALIDAISQDFSHRSADETLFAELMPSLHGIHYASQHLKGWMKPSRRAVGIAFQPASAKVIYQPLGVVGVIVPWNYPLYLAIGPLVGALSAGNRVMLKLSESTPTTGALLKTLLAKIFPEDLVCVVLGEAEVGMAFSKLRFDHLLFTGATSIGKHVMRAAAEHLTPVTLELGGKSPAIVSADVPLKDAAERIAFGKCLNAGQTCVAPDYVLVPEDRVEGFVEAYSKAVRGFYPTLADNPDYTAIINERQQARLNAYIKDATDKGATLIPLYEQGQARRMAHSLLLNVSDDMTVMQDEIFGPVLPIVPYRGIDQAFAYINQRPRPLALYYFGYNKGEQNRVLHETHSGGVCLNDTLLHVAQDDMPFGGIGPSGMGHYHGHEGFLTFSKAKGVLVKQRLNAAKLIYPPYGKSIQKLIQKLFIR